Below is a window of Bacteroidales bacterium DNA.
AAAAAACAAATCACATGGTTTATGCGTGATAAAAATATTAAGTGGTTTCATCCCGATGACACAGCAGGTATTTTGGAGTTTATTAATTCCAAAATGCATATGGGCAAAGAATAACCATTAGAAAATATTCCTAACTTTGCATCGTTGTTATTACATTCGATAGACTACTCGTACTATGCACAAAACTATATTTATGCTCAGAAAAACAAAAAAAAACATATTGATTAAAAAACTCATTTTTGTTTTTTTTCTAAGTTTTATACTTTTTCAAGCAAACTCACAAAACTGCCCCAGAAACTCTTATGACTGTAAAGGTGCCTGTGGGTGGTTCGTTGATGTTAATCATGATGGGTATTGCGACCTTACAACCTTCACTGAAGCTATATACAACAAACTTCTGAACAAGAAAGATTCTGTTCCCATAGCTGAAAACAATATACTCCATCAAAATGCCGACAGCTCTCAAAAACATGATAATTCAAGTTCAAATACCGACACATCCAAACAAAAAAATAAAGAGAATTTCCAGAATAATGTTTCACATAACTGCCCGTTCGCAAATACACCGGAATGTGAGATAAACAGAGCTCAACAAAACAATAGTGCGAATGCAAATTTCCTGCAAAATAACGTAAACAAAAATGAGAATAAAAGCTATGAAATTAAAAAATATGATTTCTTTCTAATTTTCAGCTTTTGCATATTTTTTTATTTGTTTACATGGTTATTATCAAAAAGAAAAATACTCAAAAAATCTACACATAAAAGAATCTGGAACTCTTTGTTATTATTGTCTTTTATTAATACAGGGCTTACAGGGCTATTTCTTGTAATTCAGCTCAATTATCTTGTATTATTTGAGTGGTTTTCAAAATTGTTGTTCTGGCATGTTGAATTTGGCATAAGTATGGCAGCTATATCTATTGTTCATATTCTTTGGCATTGGAAGTATTTCCGCAATATTATAGCAAAGCCCAAAGAGAAAGATACATGCAATTGATATAAGCAATTGCTGTAATAATCTTTGAATAAGTTTCAATCAATCTCTTTTACTAGTTTATTAGCACTGTGTGCCTTAAGCGTCTCGTTAAAACTATTAATTCTTGCATGCATTTCCTTACACGCGGGAAGTTCAATATTACAAATATCATTATTCCCTTTTTTATCAAGTCTTTCAATAACTGTTTGAATACTTATTTTTTGCACATCAAAAGCCGGGATATAAGCATATTCTTTGTCAGACGAAGTTTTGACTTCGGTTATCAGCCGGCATTGAATAAGCTCGTAAACAATTTGGCGAACCAGTTTTAATGGAATTTTTATTGTTGAAGATAATTCTGACGCCGTTGGCTGTTGTTCTTCTTTTACAAACCTTTTAATAATCGTATGCATAATAAGCAGTGAAATTATTTTCTGGCTGTAATAGCTCATGTTACTCACATCTAAATCATATTCATACTTCTTTATGTTTTGAATTGCGTATGTTAATTCCGCCCCAAACATGATAATAATCCAACTCATGCGCAACCATACCATTAATAAAGGAATAGCTGCAAAACTTCCATAAATGGCATTGATATCTATCAACTCTATCTGTACAATAAAATATCCCATCTGAGTTAGTTGAAAAGCTGTACCTGCAATAAAACCAGCCAACAGGGCCGGCTTAAATTTAACTCGGGTATTTGGAATTATAACATAAATTGTTGTAAAAACAACCCATGTTAAAAAGTACGGGGCCAGGTTGAAAAAGAATTTAAAAAATGGGCCAATATATTCTATCAGGGAATTTTCATTTGAAATGGAATTGAATTGTGATGATAAAAATGCAGCCACAGAACTCGACACGATGATAAAAACAGGAGCTAATATTGCAAGAGTAAGATATTCGGGAATTTTGCGCAAAAGGCTTCGTGATTCCCTGACATGCCATATCGCGTTGAAAGAATGTTCAATATGGCTTAAAATCTCCACAATAGCCCATATAAGCACTATCGTGCCAATGCCGGCAATAACACCTCCCCTTGCTTCATTCAGCAATGTGTTGGCAAAAACCAGCAACTTATTAATGATTGCCTGATTTTCTGAAAAATTCTCATATATCAGGGTTTCAAGTATTTTGTCAAGCCCAAAACCTTTGGCAATAGCAAAAGCTAAAGCAAATACCGGAACAATCAGCATCAATGAATAATATGTCATGGCTGATGCCCTGAGCCTGCACTCATCTTCGTTAAATCCTCTAAAAGCCAAAACAACTATTCTTAAGTTTTTTATTAAGAAAGATTTTGTTTTAGGCAGCTTGTCCAACGACTGATGCCAGATATCATGCTTTAAAAAACGTATCAGAAAGTCGAGTTTATTTTTTATACTTTTCATAAAACTATATCAATAAATACACTAAAAAAAAGCGATTTATAAAATGATTAAACTTAGAAAGGATTTTTATCAAAAATAAAAAAATATTGCAAATAAAAAAAGCCACCTCATTAGAAGTGGCTTCTTGTTTTGTTAAATAAAATTAACTTAAGATGAAGCGTATGGGCATATTAAACTGCACTCTTACAGCTTTCCCTGATTGCTTGCCGGCATTCCAGGAAGGCATCAGTTTAACAACACGTACAGCTTCTTCATCACATCCACCTCCAATTCCTCTGAGGACACGGACATCAGTAACTTTACCTTTTTCATCAACCACAAAGGTAACATAAACTGTGCCCTGTATGCCGCTTTCTTTGGCCATTTGCGGGTAATTAATATTTTCCTTGAGAAACTTAATGCGGGCTTCATCACCACCAGGGAAAGAAGGCATTTCTTCCACTACTGTAAAAATAGGTGTTTCTATCACTTCTTCAATAACTTTGTCAGAGTTATCTTCTTCAATAACCACCTCTTCTTCTATTATATTTGTAGTTGTTTTATTTAAATCGTCCTGATTTATTTCTGTAGTTTCTGTTGTATCTGTAACGACAATAGGTGCTGTGAATTTAGCTTTTTGCTCAACAGTTGCTTCGGGTGGCGGTGGCGGTGGCGGTGGCGCATTTTCATCTTTAGGTGCATTCATTGCCATCATGTCAACCGTAACTTCCTGCTCCTGATTGGCTGAATAGGTCTGCTTAAAAATAAAGAATGGGATACCCACAGCCAACAATAAAACCGCTACTGAAATAATCACCGAACGGGTCATAAATTTCTTGTATGCTTTTCTGAGAAAATAAGCGCCATACTCTTTATTTCTGTTCTGAAAAACTATTTCATCAAGGTTTTGAGCAGTATTGATATTTAAACTTTCTGCCATAATATTAATATTTTTAGATTAATTATTTAGGAGCTTGTTCAATCAATGCAATTTCTTCAGGGGCGATATCGACAATAGCATAGTTGGCAATATTACAGATAGCCATTTCATCAACCACATTCACAATGCTCTTGTATTTGGTTTTCTCGTCGGCTTTAATCAGAATGATTGGCGCTTTTTTATCAGATTTTTTTATTCGCTTGATCTGGGCATTTAATGAATCTTCTTCAAGCACCAATTCTCCTTTTTTCACTTTTTCCTTCAGTTCAAAAATTTCTGTAAAGACTTTTTCGTTTTTCTTTAATAAAATCTTCCGGAGACCGTCTTTACTAAAATCTGTTTTATTGATAGTTGTCGGGAATGTTTGTCCTTCGGGAACTTCGCCATGATGATACCAAAAAACCCTGTCATCGCCAGTTAATAAAATTGTATATGTTCTGTGAGCGTCCACCTTGGGTGCATCTTTGGGATCTTCAGATTTATCTTTCTCCGGCATGGTAATCTCCATGACTTTGGGTTTGCTGAAAGCGGTGGTCAGCATGAAGAACGTGATGAGCAGACACATAAGGTCCACCATCGGAGTCATATCAATATGAGCTCCCATTCTTTTTGGTGCACGCCTTCCGCCCTGCTTTTTACCTGAGCCGGTATTTTCTATTATTTCAGCCATGATATTTTATATTACAATGGTTTAATATTATCACTTATTTAATATCCTCAAGTGTAGCTTCTTCCTTCTGCAGGTTAGTCACAAGGTTGAATCTGTTTACTCCGGAATTCTGCATGACATCCATTACTTTTTTCACGGTTTTGTAGTTTGCTTCAGCATCGCCGTTGATCGCAACTTCAGCCAATGGATTAAGTTCGCGGGCATAAGCAACCCATATTGCGAGTTCGGGATACTGATCACCTATGGTGTCCATGGGGATACCGCTTTGCATTGCTTCTTTTTTATCTGCATCTTCTTCATTCAGAAAGGCCTTGAGCTTGTTCATAGGCATACCAAATGAAGATCCCTGACCGAATTTTGTTATTTCTTTTTCAGTTAATGACAAGTGGTACAAATCATTGATTTTGGTAATCAGTTGATTCCTGAAATGGGCGGATGTATCCTTTCCATTGTCCATACTGAAAAAAACTTTGTCGTCATTAGAAACCAGCACCGAAATAACATCCTTATCAGGCGTTGCTTTCTCTGAAACCGACATGGGTGAATCAATAACTTTGGCCTCCTGTGGCTTAAATGATGCAGTTAGCATAAAGAATGTCAAAAGCAATGAGAATAGGTCCACCATCGGGGTCATATCCACGTGGGGCTGGGCTCTCTTTAGTTTAATTTTTGCCATAATACAAAAAATTTGCTTTTAAATTCTTACTTATTTATTTGGTTGTTGAGGCAAATGTCTGAATCAGGCTGAAGCCGGCTTCATCAATTTTAAAAGTCAGGTTATCAATTTTACTTGAGAAAAAGTTATAAAACACAATTGCAAGGCATGAACCTGTGATACCAAATGCCGTATTGATAAGAGCTTCTGAAATACCGGTTGCCAGTGCCAAAGCATCGGGTGAACCTGCAGACGCGAGAGCCGCAAAAGCACGGATCATACCGAGTACTGTACCAATAAGACCAACAAGTACGCAAATAGAAGCCAGGGTTGATAAAATGACCAGATTTTTGTTCAGCATAGGTAATTCGAGGGCTGTTGATTCTTCCATTTCTTTCTGAAGTGCCAGAACCTTCTGATCTTTTTCAAGAACATTATCATCTTTAAGTTCTTTGTATTTTTTCAGACCTGATCTCATAACATTGGCCACTGAACCTTTTTGTTTGTCACAGTCAGTAATGGCGCCTTCGATGTTGTTGCCGGCCAGATGCTGCTGAATGTTTTTCACAAACTGGTTGATACGGCCTTTTCCTCTGGCACGTCTCAACATAACCCATCTTTCAATGGTAAAAATCAATACCATCAAAACGGTAGTCATTAAAATAGGAACGATAAATCCTCCCTTATAAATCATAGCCAGAAAATTCCCCGGCAACGGATGACCTGAAGGGTTTCCACCTTCGAAATTTGCAGGATTACCCATGACAAACTTGTAAACAAGAATTGATACAATTAATGCTATCAGTATTGCACCGGATGCAAATGCTGACTGTAAGGCTTCTTTCAGTGACTGACCACCTTGAACATTTTTCTTACTTTTACTCATTTTTTTTAGATTTTTTGTTTATAATTAAAATTTTTAAAACATTATTTTTTCGGAGCTACAAATATACTCTCTTTTTTTAAATAAAATCAGCAAAATAATTTTTATAACTGCAAAATTATCATTTTATTTTTTTGATTTACCCATAAAACAGTTTTCGGTTGTTTAAAAAAAGTAATCGGTAAAAAAAAGCCTTACAAAATTTCGTAAGACCTTTTATGGGAAAGACTATCTGCTATTTATTTTTGGTCAGGACAGGGATGGTTTTTAGTTTCTTTAAGCATATCAAGAGCTTTTTCATTATCAGGCTTCAACATAAGGATTTTATTCCAAAAATATCTGGCCTTACATATATCTTTTTCCGCTCCCAAAAAATAATATGAAGCAAGGTAATCATAACAGCTTACAAGATCGTTGGCATATTTAACCGAATCGGCTTTAACCCTTTCAATATAACTTTCAAAAAGAGGTTTTGCATTATGGGTGTTTGTTAAGGTGTCTATCATTGAATTAATTATAGCCCTGTAAAACATACTCTTTCCATTCATAAAATCAGGCTTATTTTCTGTCAAATATGCAAAAGTAGTATCTGCTTTTTTCCATATATTTATGTTTTTTTCAACAGTTCCATAATTATAATAAACCACTCCGAGCCTATAATAATCAGCTGTTCCGGCCTTGTCTTTTGCAATCTTT
It encodes the following:
- a CDS encoding MotA/TolQ/ExbB proton channel family protein — protein: MSKSKKNVQGGQSLKEALQSAFASGAILIALIVSILVYKFVMGNPANFEGGNPSGHPLPGNFLAMIYKGGFIVPILMTTVLMVLIFTIERWVMLRRARGKGRINQFVKNIQQHLAGNNIEGAITDCDKQKGSVANVMRSGLKKYKELKDDNVLEKDQKVLALQKEMEESTALELPMLNKNLVILSTLASICVLVGLIGTVLGMIRAFAALASAGSPDALALATGISEALINTAFGITGSCLAIVFYNFFSSKIDNLTFKIDEAGFSLIQTFASTTK
- a CDS encoding YihY/virulence factor BrkB family protein; amino-acid sequence: MKSIKNKLDFLIRFLKHDIWHQSLDKLPKTKSFLIKNLRIVVLAFRGFNEDECRLRASAMTYYSLMLIVPVFALAFAIAKGFGLDKILETLIYENFSENQAIINKLLVFANTLLNEARGGVIAGIGTIVLIWAIVEILSHIEHSFNAIWHVRESRSLLRKIPEYLTLAILAPVFIIVSSSVAAFLSSQFNSISNENSLIEYIGPFFKFFFNLAPYFLTWVVFTTIYVIIPNTRVKFKPALLAGFIAGTAFQLTQMGYFIVQIELIDINAIYGSFAAIPLLMVWLRMSWIIIMFGAELTYAIQNIKKYEYDLDVSNMSYYSQKIISLLIMHTIIKRFVKEEQQPTASELSSTIKIPLKLVRQIVYELIQCRLITEVKTSSDKEYAYIPAFDVQKISIQTVIERLDKKGNNDICNIELPACKEMHARINSFNETLKAHSANKLVKEID
- a CDS encoding energy transducer TonB, yielding MAESLNINTAQNLDEIVFQNRNKEYGAYFLRKAYKKFMTRSVIISVAVLLLAVGIPFFIFKQTYSANQEQEVTVDMMAMNAPKDENAPPPPPPPPEATVEQKAKFTAPIVVTDTTETTEINQDDLNKTTTNIIEEEVVIEEDNSDKVIEEVIETPIFTVVEEMPSFPGGDEARIKFLKENINYPQMAKESGIQGTVYVTFVVDEKGKVTDVRVLRGIGGGCDEEAVRVVKLMPSWNAGKQSGKAVRVQFNMPIRFILS
- a CDS encoding biopolymer transporter ExbD, with translation MAKIKLKRAQPHVDMTPMVDLFSLLLTFFMLTASFKPQEAKVIDSPMSVSEKATPDKDVISVLVSNDDKVFFSMDNGKDTSAHFRNQLITKINDLYHLSLTEKEITKFGQGSSFGMPMNKLKAFLNEEDADKKEAMQSGIPMDTIGDQYPELAIWVAYARELNPLAEVAINGDAEANYKTVKKVMDVMQNSGVNRFNLVTNLQKEEATLEDIK
- a CDS encoding biopolymer transporter ExbD encodes the protein MAEIIENTGSGKKQGGRRAPKRMGAHIDMTPMVDLMCLLITFFMLTTAFSKPKVMEITMPEKDKSEDPKDAPKVDAHRTYTILLTGDDRVFWYHHGEVPEGQTFPTTINKTDFSKDGLRKILLKKNEKVFTEIFELKEKVKKGELVLEEDSLNAQIKRIKKSDKKAPIILIKADEKTKYKSIVNVVDEMAICNIANYAIVDIAPEEIALIEQAPK